One window of Flavobacterium ammonificans genomic DNA carries:
- a CDS encoding alpha-amylase family glycosyl hydrolase, with product MKKNILLLTLLTVFISSNETKAQNQPQSNTTPFVWEGANLYFLLTDRFNNGDPSNDIHYNRNKETGKLRGFMGGDVKGITQKIEEGYFDQLGINAIWMTPLVEQIHEGTDEGTGFSYGFHGYWTKDWTALDPNFGTAEEVKNMVEKAHQHGIRIVFDGVINHTGPVTPQDAVWPENWVRTTPACDYKNYKNTTACTLVANLPDILTESEQNVELPAALVEKWKKEGRYEQEVKELDAFFARTGYPRAPKYYIIKWLTDYITEYGIDGYRADTTKHLEEGVWAEFRKQCDYAFTNWKKNNPEKVLDSNSFYTTGEVSGYNISGGLYYDFGDKKVNYFANGFNSLINFEFKNEAKKDYESLFSYYSNTLQKELKGFGVLNYVSSHDDSTPFDGKREKTFESATKLLLTPGTAQVYYGDESARNLVIEGTKGDATLRSFMNWDDIKNDPSTQKTLAHWQKLGQFRKNHPSVGAGVHQKITAKPYVFSRSYSKENYSDQVVIGLDLAKGKKTISTGTIFQNGAKVKDAYSGKETVVVNGKVTIDSEFDLVLLELKK from the coding sequence ATGAAAAAAAATATTTTATTACTAACTCTTTTGACTGTTTTCATTTCGTCAAATGAAACAAAAGCTCAAAACCAACCCCAATCGAATACAACTCCTTTTGTTTGGGAAGGCGCCAATTTGTATTTCTTATTGACCGATCGTTTTAATAACGGAGATCCGAGCAATGACATCCATTACAATCGAAATAAAGAAACGGGTAAACTACGCGGATTTATGGGTGGCGATGTCAAAGGAATTACTCAAAAAATTGAGGAAGGCTATTTTGACCAATTGGGAATCAATGCCATTTGGATGACACCTTTAGTTGAACAAATTCACGAAGGAACGGATGAAGGAACTGGTTTTAGTTATGGATTTCATGGTTATTGGACAAAAGATTGGACAGCCTTGGATCCTAATTTCGGAACTGCTGAAGAGGTGAAGAATATGGTAGAAAAAGCGCACCAACATGGAATTCGTATTGTTTTTGACGGAGTTATCAATCATACTGGTCCTGTTACACCACAAGATGCGGTTTGGCCAGAAAATTGGGTAAGAACTACTCCAGCTTGCGATTATAAAAATTACAAAAACACAACCGCTTGTACCTTAGTAGCCAATCTTCCAGATATTCTAACTGAGAGTGAACAAAACGTGGAATTACCTGCTGCTTTAGTAGAGAAATGGAAAAAAGAAGGTCGTTACGAACAAGAAGTAAAAGAATTAGATGCTTTCTTTGCCCGAACAGGCTACCCAAGAGCACCCAAATATTACATCATCAAATGGTTGACAGATTACATCACTGAATATGGAATTGATGGATACCGTGCTGATACAACAAAACATCTTGAAGAAGGTGTTTGGGCCGAATTTAGAAAACAATGCGATTACGCATTTACCAATTGGAAGAAAAACAATCCTGAAAAAGTTCTAGACAGCAATTCGTTTTACACCACAGGTGAAGTGTCTGGTTACAACATTAGCGGTGGTTTATACTATGATTTTGGTGACAAGAAAGTAAATTATTTTGCCAATGGATTCAATAGTTTAATCAATTTCGAATTTAAAAATGAAGCTAAAAAAGACTATGAAAGTTTGTTCTCATACTACTCAAATACATTGCAAAAAGAATTAAAAGGTTTTGGCGTACTGAATTATGTTTCGTCACACGATGACTCAACACCTTTTGACGGAAAAAGAGAAAAAACCTTTGAGAGCGCTACAAAATTATTATTGACTCCAGGGACGGCACAAGTATATTATGGAGATGAATCGGCTAGAAACTTAGTAATTGAAGGCACAAAAGGTGATGCTACCTTGCGTTCATTTATGAATTGGGACGATATTAAAAATGACCCATCTACTCAAAAAACACTAGCACACTGGCAAAAATTAGGTCAGTTTAGAAAAAATCATCCATCAGTTGGTGCTGGAGTTCACCAAAAAATAACTGCTAAACCGTATGTATTTAGCCGTAGTTATTCTAAAGAAAATTACAGCGATCAAGTAGTTATTGGATTGGATTTAGCCAAAGGCAAAAAAACAATTTCGACTGGAACTATCTTCCAAAACGGAGCCAAAGTAAAAGATGCTTATTCTGGAAAAGAAACGGTTGTTGTTAATGGAAAAGTAACAATTGATTCAGAATTTGATTTGGTTCTTTTGGAATTGAAAAAATAA
- a CDS encoding glycoside hydrolase family 13 protein, with protein MKKVFFLLLTTTFAFAQIDRVEPPFWYTDMNLAEVQIMFYGKNIAQNEVTVSNGVVIKNIQKTENPNYLFVTIDTKNIAAQELIFSFSKNKKVVFTKSYSLKSRRKDSRFRKGFDSSDMIYLLMPDRFANGNPNNDSTNETIEKANRANKDGRHGGDIEGIINNLDYIKSLGATAIWPTPLCEDNDERGSYHTYGQSDVYKIDSRFGTNEDYVRLSAELHQRGMKNIMDYVTNHWGYKHWMMNDLPTYDWIHQFPGFAPTNYRMTSQFDPNASKTDAQMCMDGWFVKSMPDLNQTNPLVLNYLIQNAIWWIEYADLDGFRVDTYSYCDKKGIATWTKAITDEYPHFNIVGEVWMHDQAQMAYWQKDSKIGAIQSYNSNLPSVMDFTLHDAINGGVFNEDKASWDKGIIKVYENFTNDFLYPNTNNILVFAENHDTNRFNQIYQGDLKKYQMAMSLVATVRGIPQLYYGSEIGMKGDKNVGDGDIRRDFPGGWKDDSKNAFSAESRTKEQQQYFDFTSKLFNWRKGKSVIHNGKTTHYVPENNVYTYFRYNDAESVMVIINNSDEKQEVNVSRFKENTQHYSTGKDVISGQSINIKNNITIEAKSALILELK; from the coding sequence ATGAAGAAAGTCTTCTTTTTACTGCTTACTACAACATTTGCATTTGCTCAAATAGACCGAGTTGAACCTCCTTTTTGGTATACCGACATGAATCTAGCAGAAGTGCAAATTATGTTCTATGGGAAAAATATTGCTCAAAATGAGGTAACGGTTTCCAATGGAGTGGTTATCAAAAACATTCAAAAAACTGAAAACCCAAACTATCTTTTTGTAACTATTGATACCAAAAATATAGCGGCGCAAGAACTTATTTTTTCTTTTTCAAAAAATAAAAAAGTAGTTTTTACAAAGTCATACAGCTTAAAATCAAGAAGAAAAGATTCTCGCTTTCGCAAAGGATTTGACAGTTCGGATATGATTTATTTACTCATGCCCGATCGTTTTGCCAATGGTAATCCGAATAACGACAGTACCAATGAAACGATTGAAAAAGCCAATCGCGCTAATAAAGACGGTCGTCACGGTGGTGATATTGAAGGAATTATCAATAACTTAGATTACATTAAGTCTCTCGGAGCTACTGCTATTTGGCCTACACCACTTTGCGAAGACAATGATGAAAGAGGTTCGTATCATACCTACGGGCAATCCGATGTATACAAAATTGATTCCCGTTTTGGAACCAATGAAGATTATGTTCGTTTGAGTGCCGAATTACACCAACGCGGTATGAAAAACATTATGGATTATGTGACCAATCATTGGGGATACAAACATTGGATGATGAATGATTTACCTACTTATGATTGGATTCACCAATTCCCTGGTTTTGCGCCAACCAATTACCGAATGACATCTCAATTTGATCCCAATGCTTCCAAAACAGATGCTCAAATGTGTATGGACGGGTGGTTTGTCAAGTCAATGCCCGATCTGAACCAGACCAATCCTTTAGTTTTGAATTATTTAATTCAAAATGCCATTTGGTGGATTGAATATGCTGATTTAGATGGTTTCCGAGTGGACACTTATTCGTATTGCGATAAGAAAGGAATTGCAACCTGGACCAAAGCCATTACAGACGAATATCCGCATTTCAATATCGTGGGAGAAGTTTGGATGCACGACCAAGCTCAAATGGCCTATTGGCAGAAAGATAGTAAAATTGGTGCTATTCAAAGCTATAATTCTAACCTGCCTTCGGTGATGGATTTTACGCTACACGATGCTATTAACGGAGGTGTTTTTAATGAAGACAAAGCCAGTTGGGACAAAGGAATAATTAAAGTTTATGAAAATTTCACCAATGATTTCTTGTATCCAAATACTAACAATATCTTAGTTTTTGCCGAAAATCACGACACTAACCGTTTTAACCAAATTTACCAAGGGGATTTGAAAAAATACCAGATGGCAATGAGTTTGGTGGCAACTGTTCGAGGTATTCCACAATTGTATTATGGTTCTGAAATTGGAATGAAAGGCGATAAAAATGTGGGTGATGGCGATATCCGTCGTGATTTTCCTGGTGGTTGGAAAGACGATTCTAAAAACGCTTTTTCTGCTGAAAGTCGCACTAAAGAACAACAACAATACTTCGATTTTACTTCCAAATTATTCAACTGGAGGAAAGGAAAATCGGTAATTCATAACGGAAAAACCACACATTATGTTCCTGAAAATAATGTCTACACTTATTTTAGATACAATGATGCTGAAAGTGTAATGGTAATCATCAACAATTCGGATGAAAAACAAGAAGTAAACGTTTCTCGTTTTAAAGAAAATACCCAACACTATTCAACAGGAAAAGATGTAATTTCGGGACAAAGTATTAATATTAAAAACAACATTACTATCGAGGCTAAATCAGCTTTGATATTAGAACTTAAATAA
- a CDS encoding glycoside hydrolase family 65 protein, producing MNQDYIKPDNWSIIEEGFDVERVKSSESLFSIGNGAMGQRANFEESYSGETFQGSYIAGIYYPDKTKVGWWKNGYPEYFAKVLNAPNWIGIDIEINGENLDLHNCSSVRDFRRELNMKEGWYQRSFEATLQNGTEIAVNVKRFLSIDLDEVGIINYEISPLNKDAKIVYKPYIDAGVTNEDANWEEKFWEPLEVKKGSNEAFVTAQTFKTHFKATTFMHNSIWANGKNENISPVAIDATNEKIQHSYETVIAKGQTSAIQKIGGYTVSMNHANTQTAAENVIKLALAKGYEALLEEQKVAWAKIWEMSDITIEGDVKAQQGIRFNIFQLNQTYLGKDSRLNIGPKGFTGEKYGGSTYWDTEAYCIPFYMATKDQEVARNLLTYRYNQLDKAIENAAKLGFTNGAALYPMVTMNGEECHNEWEITFEEIHRNGAIAFAIFNYYRFTGDYSYIPEKGLEVLIGIARFWHQRATFSTNQNQYVILGVTGPNEYENNVNNNFYTNYIAKWCIDYAAEQIQKVSLEYPSDHKRIIEKVNLSNAELQEWKKVADNMYFPESKELGVYLQQDGFLDKELVRVADLDRSQRPINQKWSWDRILRSPYIKQADVLQCFYFFEDHFSKEQLKNNFEFYESFTVHESSLSPCVHSIQAAVLDKMDMAYTFYLRTSRLDLDDYNKEVEEGCHITSMAGTWMSIVEGFGGMRVKDNTLHFAPKIPKEWQGYSFKINFRNQIVKVTVNQKATQIALEGNTAITVVVNGKEVAVEANGLVNI from the coding sequence ATGAACCAAGATTATATTAAACCAGACAACTGGTCGATTATTGAAGAAGGATTTGATGTAGAAAGAGTAAAATCATCCGAAAGTCTTTTTAGTATTGGAAACGGCGCCATGGGGCAACGTGCCAATTTTGAAGAAAGCTATTCTGGCGAAACCTTCCAAGGAAGTTATATTGCCGGAATCTACTACCCTGACAAAACCAAAGTGGGTTGGTGGAAAAATGGTTATCCAGAATATTTTGCCAAAGTATTGAACGCACCCAATTGGATTGGAATTGATATCGAAATCAATGGTGAAAATTTAGATTTACACAATTGTAGTTCAGTTCGAGATTTCCGTCGTGAATTGAATATGAAAGAAGGTTGGTACCAACGTTCTTTTGAAGCTACTTTGCAAAATGGAACTGAAATTGCAGTCAATGTAAAACGTTTTCTATCTATAGATTTAGACGAAGTGGGAATCATCAATTACGAAATTTCTCCTTTGAATAAAGATGCTAAAATTGTCTACAAACCTTATATCGACGCTGGAGTAACCAATGAAGATGCGAATTGGGAAGAGAAATTTTGGGAACCATTAGAAGTTAAAAAAGGAAGTAATGAAGCTTTTGTAACGGCACAAACGTTCAAAACGCATTTCAAAGCAACTACTTTCATGCACAATAGTATTTGGGCCAATGGAAAAAATGAAAACATTTCGCCAGTTGCTATTGATGCTACCAACGAAAAAATACAACACAGTTACGAAACTGTAATTGCAAAAGGACAAACATCTGCTATTCAAAAAATTGGTGGCTACACCGTTTCAATGAATCATGCTAACACCCAAACGGCCGCTGAAAATGTAATAAAATTGGCTTTAGCCAAAGGATACGAAGCTCTTTTAGAAGAACAAAAAGTAGCTTGGGCTAAAATTTGGGAAATGTCAGACATCACCATCGAGGGCGATGTGAAAGCGCAACAAGGAATTCGTTTCAACATTTTCCAATTGAATCAAACCTATTTAGGAAAAGATTCTCGTTTGAATATTGGACCAAAAGGATTTACCGGAGAAAAATATGGTGGTTCAACGTATTGGGATACCGAAGCTTATTGTATTCCTTTTTACATGGCAACCAAAGATCAAGAAGTAGCTCGTAATTTATTGACGTATCGCTACAATCAATTGGACAAAGCGATTGAGAATGCAGCTAAATTAGGCTTTACCAATGGCGCAGCTTTGTACCCAATGGTTACGATGAACGGAGAAGAATGCCACAACGAATGGGAAATTACCTTCGAAGAAATCCACCGAAATGGCGCGATCGCCTTTGCTATCTTTAACTATTACCGTTTTACGGGAGATTACAGTTATATTCCTGAAAAAGGATTGGAAGTTCTGATTGGTATTGCTCGTTTTTGGCACCAAAGAGCTACTTTCTCAACTAACCAAAATCAATATGTGATTTTAGGGGTTACAGGTCCTAACGAATACGAAAACAACGTTAATAATAACTTCTACACCAATTATATTGCTAAATGGTGTATTGATTATGCAGCTGAACAAATTCAGAAAGTATCTTTAGAATACCCATCCGATCACAAACGCATTATTGAAAAAGTAAATTTATCGAATGCTGAGTTGCAAGAATGGAAAAAAGTAGCCGACAATATGTACTTTCCAGAATCCAAAGAATTGGGAGTGTACTTACAACAAGACGGTTTCTTGGATAAAGAATTAGTTCGCGTAGCCGATTTGGATAGAAGCCAACGCCCAATCAACCAAAAATGGTCTTGGGACAGAATCTTACGTTCGCCATACATCAAACAAGCCGATGTATTGCAATGTTTCTATTTCTTTGAAGATCATTTCTCAAAAGAACAATTGAAAAATAACTTTGAGTTTTACGAGTCATTTACGGTTCACGAAAGTTCACTTTCGCCTTGTGTTCACTCTATTCAAGCGGCTGTTTTGGATAAAATGGATATGGCATATACTTTCTATTTAAGAACGTCACGTTTGGACTTAGACGATTATAACAAAGAAGTGGAAGAAGGATGTCACATCACTTCTATGGCGGGTACTTGGATGAGCATTGTGGAAGGATTTGGCGGTATGCGTGTTAAAGACAACACCTTACATTTTGCTCCAAAAATTCCGAAAGAATGGCAAGGATATTCGTTTAAAATCAATTTCAGAAACCAAATTGTAAAAGTAACCGTGAACCAAAAAGCAACTCAAATTGCTTTGGAAGGAAATACTGCAATTACTGTTGTGGTGAATGGAAAAGAGGTTGCTGTTGAAGCTAATGGTTTGGTGAACATATAA
- the pgmB gene encoding beta-phosphoglucomutase, with amino-acid sequence MTKKAFIFDLDGVIVDTAKYHYLAWKKIANELGIEFTHEHNELLKGVSRVRSLDIILGLGNVEASQDQKDQWLVQKNEEYLTYLVDMDQSEILPGVMSVLEFLKANQQPIALGSASKNARPILEKTGILSYFDVIVDGNDVSNAKPDPEVFLQAAQKLGVTNENSIVFEDSVAGIQAANIATMTSIGIGDATILNEAKYNFKDFTFIDEAFLNSLISPLTPKGGN; translated from the coding sequence ATGACAAAAAAAGCATTTATATTCGACCTTGACGGCGTAATTGTAGATACGGCCAAATACCATTATTTGGCTTGGAAAAAAATCGCAAACGAATTGGGTATCGAATTCACACACGAACACAACGAATTATTAAAGGGAGTGAGCCGAGTGCGTTCACTCGATATCATTTTAGGTCTTGGAAACGTTGAAGCTTCTCAGGATCAAAAAGACCAATGGTTAGTTCAAAAAAACGAGGAGTATTTGACTTATCTAGTAGATATGGATCAAAGCGAAATACTTCCTGGCGTAATGTCGGTTTTAGAATTCTTGAAAGCCAACCAACAACCTATCGCTTTGGGTTCGGCAAGTAAAAATGCCCGACCTATTTTAGAAAAAACAGGTATTCTATCTTACTTCGATGTGATTGTTGATGGAAATGACGTAAGCAACGCTAAACCAGACCCTGAAGTTTTTCTTCAAGCAGCGCAAAAATTGGGCGTTACCAATGAAAATTCCATAGTTTTTGAAGATTCAGTTGCCGGAATTCAAGCAGCTAATATTGCGACAATGACTAGTATTGGCATTGGAGATGCAACCATTTTAAACGAAGCCAAATACAATTTTAAAGACTTCACTTTTATAGATGAAGCTTTTTTAAATTCACTGATAAGCCCCCTAACCCCCAAAGGGGGAAATTAG
- a CDS encoding MFS transporter, which produces MEKRKLSTAEIWTMSFGFLGIQMGFALQNANASRILQIFGADVHELSWFWIIAPLMGLIVQPIIGYYSDKTWGRFGRRKPFFFAGAILASIGLILMPQAEIFIAVLPALWVGAGMLMIMDASFNIAMEPFRALVGDNLRTDQRTAGFSVQTALIGFGAVIGSWLPYVLTNWFGVSNKNEEGGVPYNLILSFIIGAIVLVGSVLISIFSTKEYSPEELAQFSDEKPASEKESSLFDVIDDFRLMPSTMRQLAFVQFFSWFGLFGMWVFTTPAIAHHIYGLPISDNSSDAYQTAGDWVGVLFGVYNLVSAIYAFALPYIAKQIGRKSTHAISLIIGGIGLISIYFAPNEDFLILSMVAVGIAWASILSMPFAILAGSISPFKMGVYMGIFNFFVVLPQIVNALIGGPLVKYVYQDNAIYAIVTSGVSFIIAALLVTRVKDVDDVVKK; this is translated from the coding sequence ATGGAAAAGCGTAAATTAAGTACCGCTGAAATCTGGACAATGAGTTTTGGATTTTTAGGCATCCAAATGGGTTTTGCATTGCAAAATGCTAATGCTAGCCGAATTCTTCAAATCTTTGGTGCCGATGTGCACGAACTCTCTTGGTTTTGGATAATTGCACCTTTAATGGGGTTAATTGTACAACCTATAATTGGGTATTATAGTGACAAAACATGGGGCCGTTTTGGAAGAAGAAAACCATTTTTCTTTGCAGGTGCGATTCTAGCTTCTATTGGTTTAATCTTGATGCCACAAGCCGAAATCTTCATTGCTGTACTTCCCGCTTTATGGGTGGGCGCTGGAATGTTAATGATTATGGATGCTTCATTTAATATAGCTATGGAACCTTTCAGAGCATTAGTAGGTGATAATTTAAGAACCGACCAAAGAACTGCGGGATTTAGTGTACAAACCGCCTTAATTGGTTTTGGAGCAGTTATTGGATCATGGCTTCCTTATGTTTTAACCAATTGGTTTGGCGTTTCCAATAAAAATGAAGAAGGCGGAGTTCCTTATAATTTAATCTTATCCTTTATAATTGGTGCAATCGTCTTAGTAGGATCCGTATTGATTTCTATTTTCAGTACTAAAGAATATTCACCGGAAGAGTTAGCCCAATTTTCGGATGAAAAACCAGCTTCAGAAAAAGAATCTAGCCTTTTTGATGTAATTGATGATTTCAGACTAATGCCATCCACAATGAGACAACTGGCTTTTGTTCAGTTTTTCTCTTGGTTTGGACTATTTGGCATGTGGGTTTTTACTACTCCAGCCATTGCACATCACATTTACGGTTTACCTATTAGTGACAATTCAAGTGATGCCTATCAAACCGCAGGTGATTGGGTTGGTGTATTATTTGGGGTGTACAACTTAGTATCTGCCATCTATGCTTTTGCTTTGCCTTACATCGCCAAACAAATTGGACGAAAATCAACTCATGCCATCTCATTAATTATAGGCGGCATAGGTCTAATCTCCATTTATTTTGCACCTAATGAGGATTTCTTAATTCTTTCGATGGTAGCCGTAGGAATTGCTTGGGCAAGTATTTTATCGATGCCATTTGCCATTCTTGCAGGTTCGATTTCTCCTTTCAAAATGGGAGTATATATGGGAATTTTTAACTTTTTTGTGGTATTACCACAGATTGTGAATGCCTTAATTGGAGGTCCTCTTGTAAAATATGTGTATCAAGACAACGCCATCTATGCTATTGTAACCAGCGGAGTTAGTTTTATTATTGCCGCACTTTTAGTTACAAGAGTTAAGGATGTCGATGATGTAGTAAAAAAATAA
- a CDS encoding LacI family DNA-binding transcriptional regulator: MKRKVTLKQIAKDLNVSISTVSKSIRNSSEIGEETRQKVQAYAKLHHYTPNNIALSLKNRKTKTIGIIIPEIVHHFFSTVINGIEHVANENGYNVIICLSDESFDKEVLNMEMLAKGSIDGFIMSLSKETQFKGDFNHITEVINQGMPVVMFDRVTDEVLCDKVIINDKAAAYEAVQSLIDKGRKKIALVTTMDYVSVGKLRTDGYTKALLDNNIAFDENLILKIEDIANSEITISTFLKDKAIDAVFAVNELFAVTIIKTATKMGLNVPNDIAVIAFTDGIISKYSTPTITTVSQRGKKMGAKAAKILINRLESEEEEEGEENYRTEVIATHLIERESTI, translated from the coding sequence ATGAAGAGAAAAGTAACGCTAAAACAGATTGCAAAAGACCTCAACGTCTCCATTTCGACCGTTTCAAAATCGATCAGAAATAGCTCTGAAATTGGAGAAGAAACCCGTCAAAAAGTTCAAGCTTACGCTAAATTGCACCATTATACACCTAATAATATTGCTTTAAGTTTAAAAAACAGAAAAACCAAAACTATAGGAATCATTATTCCTGAAATTGTGCATCATTTTTTCTCAACCGTAATTAATGGCATTGAGCATGTAGCCAATGAAAATGGTTACAATGTTATTATTTGCTTGTCTGACGAGTCTTTTGACAAAGAGGTTTTGAATATGGAAATGCTTGCTAAAGGTAGTATTGACGGATTTATAATGTCATTATCTAAAGAAACCCAATTTAAGGGCGATTTTAATCACATTACCGAAGTGATCAATCAAGGAATGCCTGTTGTAATGTTTGATAGAGTCACAGATGAAGTTTTGTGTGACAAAGTCATCATTAATGATAAAGCTGCCGCATATGAAGCAGTACAAAGTCTAATCGATAAAGGAAGAAAAAAAATAGCTCTTGTCACCACAATGGATTATGTAAGCGTTGGAAAACTGCGAACCGATGGTTACACCAAAGCATTACTTGACAACAACATCGCCTTTGATGAAAATTTAATACTCAAAATTGAGGACATAGCAAATAGCGAAATTACGATTAGTACATTTTTAAAGGATAAGGCAATAGACGCTGTTTTTGCTGTAAACGAACTTTTTGCTGTTACCATAATTAAAACAGCTACTAAAATGGGATTGAATGTTCCAAATGATATTGCAGTAATAGCATTTACAGACGGTATTATATCTAAATATTCTACCCCAACAATAACTACTGTCTCTCAAAGAGGGAAAAAAATGGGTGCAAAAGCTGCGAAAATTCTAATCAATAGACTAGAATCTGAAGAGGAAGAAGAAGGGGAAGAAAATTATAGAACAGAGGTTATTGCTACCCATTTAATTGAACGGGAATCTACAATTTAA
- the acs gene encoding acetate--CoA ligase — MSYYKIENLEEYFKHYKKSIREPKKFWDRIASENFTWYQEWDNVIDFNMAEAEIKWFTNAKVNITKNCIDRHLAKRGEKTAIIFEPNDPSEAAQHISYNELYERVSKMANVLREQGVKKGDRVCIYLPMIPELAISLLACARIGAIHSVVFAGFSASAVASRINDCECKMVITSDGSYRGNKAIDLKGIVDEALEKCPCVETVLVAKRTNTNVNMKEGRDQWLQPLLDDAMNTNVAEIMDAEDPLFILYTSGSTGKPKGMVHTTAGYMVYTAYTFKNVFSYEENDVFWCTADIGWITGHSYILYGPLLNGATTVIFEGVPSYPDFSRFWEVIEKHQVTQFYTAPTAIRALAKESVEYVQKYPLQSLKVIGSVGEPINEEAWHWYNDHVGGKRCPVVDTWWQTETGGIMISPLAFVTPTKPTYASLPLPGIQPVLMDEKRNEIEGNQVTGSLCIKYPWPSIARTIWGDHQRYKETYFSAFPGKYFTGDGALRDEVGYYRITGRVDDVVIVSGHNLGTAPIEDAINEHPAVAESAIVGFPHDIKGNALYGFVILKESGENRDRDNLSKEINQHISDHIGPIAKLDKIQFVSGLPKTRSGKIMRRILRKIAEGDFSNFGDITTLLNPEIVDEIKDGKI, encoded by the coding sequence ATGAGTTATTATAAAATTGAAAATTTAGAAGAATACTTCAAACACTACAAAAAATCGATTCGTGAACCTAAAAAATTCTGGGACCGAATTGCCTCTGAAAATTTCACTTGGTACCAAGAATGGGACAATGTAATTGATTTTAATATGGCTGAAGCCGAAATTAAATGGTTTACCAATGCCAAAGTAAATATTACAAAGAACTGTATTGACAGACACCTTGCCAAAAGAGGAGAAAAAACAGCCATTATTTTTGAACCGAATGATCCTTCAGAGGCAGCGCAACACATTTCGTATAACGAATTGTACGAACGAGTCTCAAAAATGGCTAATGTTTTGCGTGAGCAAGGCGTCAAAAAAGGAGATCGCGTCTGTATTTATTTGCCAATGATTCCAGAACTTGCCATTTCATTATTGGCTTGTGCTAGAATTGGAGCGATTCACTCGGTCGTTTTTGCAGGATTCTCTGCTTCGGCAGTGGCTTCAAGAATCAATGATTGCGAATGTAAAATGGTCATCACTTCTGACGGAAGTTACCGCGGGAACAAAGCGATTGACTTAAAAGGCATTGTGGACGAAGCCTTAGAAAAATGTCCTTGCGTTGAAACGGTTTTGGTTGCCAAAAGAACCAACACCAACGTGAATATGAAAGAAGGACGTGACCAATGGTTGCAACCACTTTTAGACGATGCAATGAATACTAACGTTGCTGAAATTATGGATGCTGAAGATCCTTTGTTTATTCTTTACACTTCAGGTTCTACAGGAAAACCAAAAGGAATGGTTCACACTACAGCAGGTTATATGGTGTATACTGCTTATACTTTCAAAAATGTATTTAGCTACGAAGAAAATGATGTTTTCTGGTGTACCGCAGATATTGGTTGGATTACAGGTCACTCGTATATTCTTTACGGACCTTTATTAAATGGAGCTACTACTGTTATTTTTGAAGGAGTTCCTTCGTATCCAGACTTCAGTCGTTTCTGGGAAGTAATTGAAAAACACCAAGTCACTCAATTCTATACTGCCCCAACAGCTATTCGTGCATTGGCTAAAGAAAGCGTAGAATACGTTCAAAAATATCCTTTACAATCGTTAAAAGTCATTGGATCTGTTGGTGAGCCAATCAATGAAGAGGCTTGGCATTGGTACAACGACCACGTAGGCGGAAAAAGATGTCCAGTTGTAGATACGTGGTGGCAAACAGAAACAGGAGGAATTATGATTTCGCCTTTGGCTTTTGTGACGCCTACAAAACCAACCTACGCTTCGCTTCCATTACCAGGAATTCAACCGGTATTAATGGATGAAAAACGCAACGAAATTGAAGGCAATCAAGTAACCGGAAGTTTATGTATTAAATACCCTTGGCCGAGTATCGCAAGAACCATTTGGGGAGATCATCAACGCTACAAAGAAACCTATTTTAGTGCTTTCCCAGGGAAATATTTTACTGGCGACGGAGCTTTGCGTGACGAAGTGGGTTACTATAGAATCACAGGTCGTGTCGATGACGTAGTGATTGTTTCTGGACACAATTTAGGAACTGCACCTATTGAAGATGCTATCAATGAACATCCAGCAGTAGCTGAATCAGCTATTGTAGGTTTCCCACACGACATCAAAGGAAATGCCCTATATGGATTTGTCATCTTAAAAGAATCAGGAGAAAACCGTGATAGAGATAACTTAAGCAAAGAGATTAACCAACATATTTCAGATCATATTGGACCTATTGCCAAATTGGATAAGATTCAATTCGTTTCGGGTTTACCAAAAACACGATCTGGAAAAATTATGCGTAGAATCTTGCGTAAAATTGCAGAAGGCGACTTCTCAAACTTTGGAGACATCACCACTTTATTAAATCCAGAAATTGTGGATGAAATTAAAGATGGAAAAATTTAG